Proteins from one Poecile atricapillus isolate bPoeAtr1 chromosome 6, bPoeAtr1.hap1, whole genome shotgun sequence genomic window:
- the LGI1 gene encoding leucine-rich glioma-inactivated protein 1 isoform X1, translated as MGNASRPFRRIAYFLCLLSVLLLTEGKKPVKPKCPAWCTCTKDNALCENARSIPRSVPPDVISLSFVRSAFTKIPEGSFLLTPSLQLLLFTSNTFDVISDDAFMGLPHLEYLFIENNNIKSISRNTFRGLKSLIHLSLANNNLQSLPKDIFKGLDSLTNVDLRGNAFNCDCKLKWLVEWLGSTNATVEDIYCESPPEYKKRKINSLSPKEFDCIITEFEVYQSLPYQSLSVDTFSYMNDEHVVIAQPFTGKCIFLEWDHVEVMFRNYDNITGTSTVVCKPIVIESQLYVIVAQLFGGSHIYKRDIFANKFIKIQDIEILKIRKPNDIETFRIAEDWYFVVADSSKAGFTTVYKWNGNGFYSHQSLHAWYRDTDVEYLEISGKPHLILSSSSQRPVIYQWNKGTNEFVKRFDIQDMEDAYAVKHFKVKEDVYICLTRFIGDSKVMKWGGSAFLDLQRMPSRGSMVFQPLQINNYQYAILGSDYSFTQVYYWDAEKAKFVKFQELNVQAPRSFIHVSIDKRDFLFASSFKGTTLIYKHVIVDLSA; from the exons ATGGGAAATGCCAGCAGACCCTTTAGAAGAATTGCTTATTTCTTATGCCTTTTATCTGTGCTTTTGCTGACTGAAGGGAAGAAACCAGTGAAGCCAAAATGTCCTGCCTGGTGTACTTGTACCAAAGATAATGCTTTATGTGAAAATGCCAGATCTATTCCTCGCAGCGTTCCGCCTGATGTTATCTCACT aTCCTTTGTGAGATCTGCTTTTACTAAAATCCCAGAAGGGAGTTTTTTGCTCACACCATCTCTGCAGCTTCT gttgtttaCGTCCAACACTTTTGATGTTATTAGCGATGATGCTTTCATGGGCCTTCCTCATCTAGAATATTT GTTCATAGAGAACAACAACATTAAATCAATTTCAAGAAATACTTTCAGAGGACTGAAATCTTTAATTCACCT GAGTCTCGCAAATAATAATCTCCAGTCACTTCCAAAAGACATATTTAAAGGCTTGGATTCTTTAACAAATGT AGATCTTAGAGGCAATGCATTTAACTGTGACTGCAAACTGAAGTGGTTAGTGGAGTGGCTGGGCAGCACCAATGCAACTGTTGAAGATATTTACTGTGAAAGCCCACCAGAATACAAGAAGCGCAAAATCAATAGCCTCTCTCCAAAAGAGTTTGATTGCATTATTACAG AATTTGAAGTTTATCAGTCCCTGCCATACCAATCTCTGTCAGTAGATACTTTCTCATACATGAATGATGAACATGTGGTTATTGCTCAGCCTTTTACTGGAAAATGCATCTTTCTTGAATGGGACCATGTGGAAGTGATGTTCAGGAATTACGACAATATTACAG gTACTTCAACTGTTGTGTGTAAACCTATAGTTATTGAAAGTCAGCTGTATGTCATTGTCGCACAGCTGTTTGGAGGCTCCCACATATATAAAAGAGATATTTTTGCTAATAAGTTTATAAAAATTCAAGATATTGAAATCCTTAAAATCCGAAAACCCAATGACATTGAAACTTTCAGGATTGCTGAAGACTGGTATTTTGTTGTTGCAGacagttcaaaggctggtttcaCCACGGTTTACAAGTGGAATGGGAATGGATTTTATTCCCATCAGTCTCTGCACGCCTGGTACAGAGATACTGATGTGGAGTATCTTGAAATATCTGGcaaaccacatttaattttgtCAAGTAGTTCGCAAAGACCTGTAATATATCAATGGAACAAAGGAACAAATGAATTTGTTAAGCGGTTTGATATTCAAGATATGGAAGATGCATATGCAGTGAAGCATTTCAAAGTGAAAGAGGATGTATACATTTGCTTAACAAGATTTATTGGGGACTCTAAAGTAATGAAATGGGGTGGTTCAGCATTTCTGGATTTACAAAGGATGCCATCCCGAGGGTCAATGGTATTCCAGCCACTTCAGATAAATAATTATCAATATGCCATTCTTGGAAGTGATTATTCTTTCACTCAAGTCTATTATTGGGATGCGGAAAAGGCAAAATTTGTGAAGTTTCAAGAATTAAACGTACAGGCACCAAGATCTTTCATACATGTCTCCATCGATAAACgagattttctctttgcttcaaGTTTTAAGGGAACTACATTGATTTATAAACATGTCATAGTTGACTTAAGCGCATGA
- the LGI1 gene encoding leucine-rich glioma-inactivated protein 1 isoform X2: protein MGLPHLEYLFIENNNIKSISRNTFRGLKSLIHLSLANNNLQSLPKDIFKGLDSLTNVDLRGNAFNCDCKLKWLVEWLGSTNATVEDIYCESPPEYKKRKINSLSPKEFDCIITEFEVYQSLPYQSLSVDTFSYMNDEHVVIAQPFTGKCIFLEWDHVEVMFRNYDNITGTSTVVCKPIVIESQLYVIVAQLFGGSHIYKRDIFANKFIKIQDIEILKIRKPNDIETFRIAEDWYFVVADSSKAGFTTVYKWNGNGFYSHQSLHAWYRDTDVEYLEISGKPHLILSSSSQRPVIYQWNKGTNEFVKRFDIQDMEDAYAVKHFKVKEDVYICLTRFIGDSKVMKWGGSAFLDLQRMPSRGSMVFQPLQINNYQYAILGSDYSFTQVYYWDAEKAKFVKFQELNVQAPRSFIHVSIDKRDFLFASSFKGTTLIYKHVIVDLSA, encoded by the exons ATGGGCCTTCCTCATCTAGAATATTT GTTCATAGAGAACAACAACATTAAATCAATTTCAAGAAATACTTTCAGAGGACTGAAATCTTTAATTCACCT GAGTCTCGCAAATAATAATCTCCAGTCACTTCCAAAAGACATATTTAAAGGCTTGGATTCTTTAACAAATGT AGATCTTAGAGGCAATGCATTTAACTGTGACTGCAAACTGAAGTGGTTAGTGGAGTGGCTGGGCAGCACCAATGCAACTGTTGAAGATATTTACTGTGAAAGCCCACCAGAATACAAGAAGCGCAAAATCAATAGCCTCTCTCCAAAAGAGTTTGATTGCATTATTACAG AATTTGAAGTTTATCAGTCCCTGCCATACCAATCTCTGTCAGTAGATACTTTCTCATACATGAATGATGAACATGTGGTTATTGCTCAGCCTTTTACTGGAAAATGCATCTTTCTTGAATGGGACCATGTGGAAGTGATGTTCAGGAATTACGACAATATTACAG gTACTTCAACTGTTGTGTGTAAACCTATAGTTATTGAAAGTCAGCTGTATGTCATTGTCGCACAGCTGTTTGGAGGCTCCCACATATATAAAAGAGATATTTTTGCTAATAAGTTTATAAAAATTCAAGATATTGAAATCCTTAAAATCCGAAAACCCAATGACATTGAAACTTTCAGGATTGCTGAAGACTGGTATTTTGTTGTTGCAGacagttcaaaggctggtttcaCCACGGTTTACAAGTGGAATGGGAATGGATTTTATTCCCATCAGTCTCTGCACGCCTGGTACAGAGATACTGATGTGGAGTATCTTGAAATATCTGGcaaaccacatttaattttgtCAAGTAGTTCGCAAAGACCTGTAATATATCAATGGAACAAAGGAACAAATGAATTTGTTAAGCGGTTTGATATTCAAGATATGGAAGATGCATATGCAGTGAAGCATTTCAAAGTGAAAGAGGATGTATACATTTGCTTAACAAGATTTATTGGGGACTCTAAAGTAATGAAATGGGGTGGTTCAGCATTTCTGGATTTACAAAGGATGCCATCCCGAGGGTCAATGGTATTCCAGCCACTTCAGATAAATAATTATCAATATGCCATTCTTGGAAGTGATTATTCTTTCACTCAAGTCTATTATTGGGATGCGGAAAAGGCAAAATTTGTGAAGTTTCAAGAATTAAACGTACAGGCACCAAGATCTTTCATACATGTCTCCATCGATAAACgagattttctctttgcttcaaGTTTTAAGGGAACTACATTGATTTATAAACATGTCATAGTTGACTTAAGCGCATGA